The Paroceanicella profunda genome contains the following window.
GAACCAGAAGTGGCTGTCGCGGTTGTCGGGCTGGCCCACGCGGCGGCTGGGGGAGCGGTTGCTGTCGAGGATGCCCTGCGTGGCGATGTCCACCGCCTCGCCCAGCACCTTCGCCTTCGCGTTGCCCTTCACCGCGGCGAGGAACTTCAGGCTCTCGCCGAGGGCGCAGAACTCGCCAAGGCTGTCCCAGCGCAGGTGGTTTTCCTCCACCAGCTGCTGCACGTGCTTGGGCGCGGAGCCGCCGGCGCCGGTCTCGAACAGCCCGCCGCCCTGCATCAGCTTCACGATGGAGAGCATCTTGGCCGAGGTGCCCAGCTCCAGGATCGGGAACAGGTCCGTCAGGTAGTCGCGCAGCACGTTGCCGGTGATGGCGATGGAGGTCTCGCCCTTGCGGATGGTCTCGAAGGTGAGGCGGGTGGCCTCGCGCGGGGCGAGGATGAGGAACTTGTCCGCCACGCCCTTCGCCTCGAGGATCGGCTTCACGTAGCGGATCAGCTCCGCGTCATGCGCCCGGGCCTCGTCGAGCCAGAAGATCGCCTGGCAGCCCTCGGCGGCCTGGCGCTCGATGGCGAGCGCCACCCAGTCCTCGATCGGAGCCTGGCGCGCGGTGGCCGAGCGCCAGATGTCGCCCGCCTCCACCGCGTGCTCGTGCAGCACCTCGCCGTTCTCCAGCACCATGCGCACGGTGCCGGCGGCGGGGATCTCGAAGGTGGTGGGGTGGGAGCCGTACTCCTCCGCCTTCTGCGCCATCAGGCCGATGTTCTGCACCGTGCCCGCGGTGGCGGGGTCGAGCGCGCCGGTCTCCTTGAAGTAGGAGATCGCCTCGTCATAGACCGGGGCGTAGGAATTGTCCGGGATCACGCAGTTCGTGTCGGCTTCCTTGCCGTCCGGGCCCCAGCCCTTGCCGCCGGCGCGGATGAGCGCGGGCATCGAGGCGTCGATGATCACGTCCGAGGGCACGTGCAGGTTGGTGATGCCGCGGTCGGAGTTGACCATGTACATCGGCGGGCCGGCCTCGATGGCCGCCTTCACCGCCGCTTCCAGCTCCGCCTTGCCCTTGATGCGGGCCATCAGGTCGCCGATGCCGGAATTCGGGTTCACGCCCGCGGCCTCCAGCTCGGCGCCGTATTGCTCGAACACCGGCTTGAGGAATTCCTTCACCGCGTGGCCGAAGATGATCGGGTCGGAGACCTTCATCATCGTGGCCTTCATGTGCAGCGAGAACAGGATGCCATCGGCCCTGGTGGCCGCGATCTGCTCGGCGAGGAACGCATCGAGCGCCTTCGCGGACATGAAGGTGGCGTCCACCACGGTGCCGGCGGGCAGGGTGATGCCGTCCTTCAGGACGGTGGTGGTGCCATCCGCGGCCACCAGCTCGATCGACACCGCGCCGGCCTGCGCCGCGCTCAGGGTTGCGGATTTCTCGTTCGAGAAGAAATCGCCGGAGGACATGGACGAGACATGCGTCTTGCTGTCCGAGGCCCAGGTGCCCATCGAATGCGGGTTGGACTGGGCGAATTTCTTCACCGCGACGGCGGCGCGGCGGTCCGAGTTGCCCTCGCGCAGCACCGGGTTCACGGCCGAGCCCTTGATCGCGTCATAGCGGGCGCGGGCCTGGTGTTCGGCCTCGCTGGCCGGCGCTTCCGGGTAGTCGGGCAGGGCATAGCCCTGGGACTGCAGCTCCTTCACCGCGGCGACAAGCTGGGGCACCGAGGCGGAGACGTTCGGAAGCTTGATCACGTTCGCTTCGGCGGTCTTGACCAGCTCGCCCAGCACCGCGAGGTCGTCGGACTGGCGCTGCGCCTCGGTGAGCGCCTCGGGGAAGGCGGCGATGATGCGCCCGGCCAGGGAAATGTCCCTGGTGCCGACCGAAACCCCGGCCGCGGCGGCAAAGGTCCGGATGATGGGCAGCAGCGAGGCGGAGGCAAGCTCCGGCGCTTCGTCTACCTTGGTATACACGATATCGGGGGTGTTCGGTTCAGCCATGAGTTCCAAGCCTTTCTAGAGCGGGGGTGAAGCTAACCGAAGCCGCGGCGGAGGTCCACTGACTGCGTGGCCCGCCCGGAACTTAGGCGCTCCCGCGCCCCTTCCGCGCCGCCCGGCTGCCCCGGACCGGGGGGCGAGGCGCTGCCACGCCCCCGCGATCCGCGATTCGGACAGTTCGCATGCATACGGATGCACCGGGGCCGGAACGCGCAGGGGCGCGGAGGGTTCGCGCGGTGGGTCGTGTCGGCCCCGGGCGGAGGGCGGACACCCTCCGCGACGCCGCCCGCGGGCATTTCCCCCTTGCTGCATTGGCGCCACACCCCTGCCGAGCCCTTCCGCACGGCGCGTGCCGCCCGCGCCCGGGCGGCCTCCCGAGACCCGGACTTCCGACACAAGATTTCGGGAAGTTTCGGCAAGGGCATGGACATTTGCCTTCCGTACACCACAGTACACGGCCGACGCCTCAGGCCAACGAGCCCGAGCCCGGCACCCCACTGGGAGGGGGCGCTGCCGGAGGGAGGTGTCGTCGACCCGTCCGGTCGGCGTCATGGCTTCGGCCCAGGTCTGCCCAGAGACGCCTTTCCGGAAAAAACTCATGAACACGCCGGCCAGCCCGGCGTCCAAGACAAGGGAGGGAAGCGGAATGGATCCGACACTCGGAACCGCCACTTTGCTTATCATCGCGCTGTTGTCCGTCCTGGGCCTGCTGGCGCTCATTCTCTACGCCCGGATGCATGCTTTCGTCGCCCTCGTGCTGATGAGCCTCGTCGTGGCCATCGTCACCGGCGTGCCGCTGGCGAACGTGGTCCCCACATTGCTCGACGGCTTCGGCAAGACGCTCGCGAGCGTCGGCCTGCTGGTCGGCTTCGGCGCCATGATCGGGCGGCTGCTCGAGGTGAGCGGCGGCGCGCAGGTGCTGGCGGACCGGCTGGTCGGGCTCTTCGGAGAGAAGCGCGCCCCGATGGCGCTCGGCGTCGCCTCGCTGCTCTTCGGTATCCCGATCTTCTTCGACGCGGGCCTCGTGGTCATGCTGCCGGTGATCTTCGTGGTGGCCCGGCGCTTCGGCGGCTCGCTGCTGCTCTACGCGCTGCCCGCGGCCGGCGCCTTCGCCATCATGCACGCCTTCGTGCCGCCGCACCCGGGCCCGGTTGCCGCCGGCACGCTGCTGGGGGCGGACATCGGCCTGCTGGTCTTTGTCGGCATGGTGCTGGCCATCCCGACCTGGTACATCTCCGCCTACCTGTTCGGCAGCTACATCGGCCGCCGGGTGAACGTGTCGATCCCGCTGCTCGACGCGCCGGAGCAGAGCACCGTTGCGCCGCCGAAGCTCAGCACCGTGCTGTTCATCCTGCTGTTGCCCCTGGTGCTGATCTTCCTGAACACCGGGCTCTCCACGCTGCAGAAAGCCGGCGCGATCGAGGGCGGCGGGGTGGTCTTCGACTTCCTGCTGATGATCGGGCAGACCCCGATCGCCCTGCTGATCACCGTGCTCGCGGCGATCTTCATCTTCGCGGTCGGGCGCAGCCTCGGCGAGATCGAGGAGCTGTGCAACAACGCGCTCGGCCCGGTCTGCGCCATCATCCTGGTGACGGGCGCGGGCGGCATGTTCGGCGGCGTGCTGCGCGCCAGCGGCATCGGCGACGCGCTGGCCGGCAGCCTGTCGGACCTGGGCCTGCCGATCATCGTGGCCGCCTTCGTTCTGTCGCTCGGCCTGCGCGTGGCGCAGGGCTCGGCGACGGTGGCGCTCACCACCACCGCCGGGCTGATCGCGCCCACCGTGGCGGCCGCGACCGATCTCAGCCAGCTCGACCTGTGCTTCATCGTGATCGCCATCGCCTCCGGCGCCACCGCGCTGAGCCACGTGAACGATTCGGGCTTCTGGCTCGTCGGCCGGTTCCTCGGGATGGACGAGAAGACCACGCTGAAAACCTGGACGGTGATGGAAACCCTCATCGGCTTCGTGGGCTTCGGCTTCGCCTTCGCGGGATCGCTGATCTTCTGACACTGCGGGCCGCCCCCTCCCGGGGCGGCCTCACCCCCCCTGGCACTGCCCCGCGCCGCTGCCCTGTGCCGATACGCGCCTCACGCAGGACCTATCGCCGGCCGGGCCGCATCTCCCGAACGGCACGTCTCACACCCCTCCACGGCATCCGGTCCGCGCGCCCCGCATCTTCGCGCGGCGCCTGACCGATGCGCCTGCGCGCGTCCGCAATATGCCGCCGATGCGCCCCGGCCCGCGGTGCCCGGACAAAGTGCCTGCTGGTAATGTCCGGTCAGTGCGCCGTTCGCGCGGGAGATCCGCTCGGCCGGGCAGCGCTCCAGGCGCCCCGTCCCCTCATTTCCGGACGATGTGTTCCCGGCGCGTCTCAGCCGGCGAGGGTGCGCCCGTAGCGGGAGAGGATCGCCTCGATGCCGGGCTTCTCCTCGTCCAGCTCCGCCCGGTCCGCCACCGCGCCGAGGTGGTGGGCCATCAGCCCGGTGGCCCGCTCCGCATCCTGCGCCCGGATGGCGGCGATGATCTGCAGGTGCTCGTCCACCGCGCAATCCGAGGAATGCGTGCGCCCGAATGTGGCGATGATCAGCGAGCAGCGCGTCACGATTTCGGAGACATAGCGCGCCAGAACCGCGTTTCCGGTGAGCTCGGCCATCAGGGTGTGAAACTCCCCCGCCAGCCGGATGGACACCGGCCCGTCCTTGCCCAGCACCGCCTTCTCGGCGCGCACATGCGCCTCCAGCGTCTCGAAGCCCGTGGCCGGCATGCGCTCGATCAGCCGCATCACCACCTCGCGCTCCAGGCAGTGGCGCACCTCGAAGATCTGCCGCGCTTCTTCCAGCGAGGGCTCAGCCACGAAGGCGCCGCGGTTGCGCCGCGTGGTGATCAGCCCCTCGTTCTCCAGCCGCACGAAGGCATGCCGCACGATGGTGCGGCTCACGCCGAACTGGTCGCCCACCGTGTCCTCCGGCAGGCGCATGCCCGGCTGAAGGGCCTGTTCGATGATGGCGCGCCGCAACAGGTCG
Protein-coding sequences here:
- a CDS encoding GntP family permease gives rise to the protein MDPTLGTATLLIIALLSVLGLLALILYARMHAFVALVLMSLVVAIVTGVPLANVVPTLLDGFGKTLASVGLLVGFGAMIGRLLEVSGGAQVLADRLVGLFGEKRAPMALGVASLLFGIPIFFDAGLVVMLPVIFVVARRFGGSLLLYALPAAGAFAIMHAFVPPHPGPVAAGTLLGADIGLLVFVGMVLAIPTWYISAYLFGSYIGRRVNVSIPLLDAPEQSTVAPPKLSTVLFILLLPLVLIFLNTGLSTLQKAGAIEGGGVVFDFLLMIGQTPIALLITVLAAIFIFAVGRSLGEIEELCNNALGPVCAIILVTGAGGMFGGVLRASGIGDALAGSLSDLGLPIIVAAFVLSLGLRVAQGSATVALTTTAGLIAPTVAAATDLSQLDLCFIVIAIASGATALSHVNDSGFWLVGRFLGMDEKTTLKTWTVMETLIGFVGFGFAFAGSLIF
- a CDS encoding NADP-dependent isocitrate dehydrogenase → MAEPNTPDIVYTKVDEAPELASASLLPIIRTFAAAAGVSVGTRDISLAGRIIAAFPEALTEAQRQSDDLAVLGELVKTAEANVIKLPNVSASVPQLVAAVKELQSQGYALPDYPEAPASEAEHQARARYDAIKGSAVNPVLREGNSDRRAAVAVKKFAQSNPHSMGTWASDSKTHVSSMSSGDFFSNEKSATLSAAQAGAVSIELVAADGTTTVLKDGITLPAGTVVDATFMSAKALDAFLAEQIAATRADGILFSLHMKATMMKVSDPIIFGHAVKEFLKPVFEQYGAELEAAGVNPNSGIGDLMARIKGKAELEAAVKAAIEAGPPMYMVNSDRGITNLHVPSDVIIDASMPALIRAGGKGWGPDGKEADTNCVIPDNSYAPVYDEAISYFKETGALDPATAGTVQNIGLMAQKAEEYGSHPTTFEIPAAGTVRMVLENGEVLHEHAVEAGDIWRSATARQAPIEDWVALAIERQAAEGCQAIFWLDEARAHDAELIRYVKPILEAKGVADKFLILAPREATRLTFETIRKGETSIAITGNVLRDYLTDLFPILELGTSAKMLSIVKLMQGGGLFETGAGGSAPKHVQQLVEENHLRWDSLGEFCALGESLKFLAAVKGNAKAKVLGEAVDIATQGILDSNRSPSRRVGQPDNRDSHFWFALYWAEALAAQTSDAELAAHFAPVAKALSENAEKIVSELAAAQGTPADLGGYYHTDPVKTEAVMRPSATLNAIIG
- a CDS encoding GntR family transcriptional regulator, whose translation is MSEQKNTLSDAVYDLLRRAIIEQALQPGMRLPEDTVGDQFGVSRTIVRHAFVRLENEGLITTRRNRGAFVAEPSLEEARQIFEVRHCLEREVVMRLIERMPATGFETLEAHVRAEKAVLGKDGPVSIRLAGEFHTLMAELTGNAVLARYVSEIVTRCSLIIATFGRTHSSDCAVDEHLQIIAAIRAQDAERATGLMAHHLGAVADRAELDEEKPGIEAILSRYGRTLAG